Proteins encoded within one genomic window of Desulfobacteraceae bacterium:
- a CDS encoding HAD family hydrolase: MGPEPTVPGLRPLAPIPTALAPAGALRANIGAVLFDIYGTLFISASGDIAAARSESPQGAALAQLLARFGIQEAPETVLARFFGAIAADHRRAQAAGVDQPEVIIERIWQSVLGWESRSKARDFALAFELLANPVAPMPGLGITLAALREARLKLGLISNAQFYTPLLFSRFLGADSAALGFDPQLVFYSYRWGVAKPSPRLFQAAAAACERKGLPPAAVLYVGNDVGNDIRPARQTGFQTALFAGDRRSLRLREDDPACRGVRPDLVITELPQLIDRCLSGRTDRPAG; this comes from the coding sequence ATGGGTCCTGAGCCGACCGTCCCCGGCCTGCGCCCGCTGGCCCCGATCCCTACCGCCCTTGCGCCTGCGGGTGCCCTGCGGGCAAATATCGGCGCGGTTCTTTTTGACATCTACGGCACCCTGTTCATCAGCGCCTCGGGCGACATCGCCGCCGCCCGCAGCGAAAGCCCTCAGGGGGCCGCGCTGGCCCAGCTCCTGGCCCGTTTCGGAATCCAAGAGGCGCCCGAGACGGTGCTGGCGCGTTTTTTCGGCGCCATCGCGGCGGATCACCGCCGGGCCCAGGCTGCCGGTGTGGACCAGCCGGAGGTGATCATCGAGCGCATCTGGCAGTCCGTCCTGGGCTGGGAGTCGCGCAGCAAGGCGCGCGATTTCGCGCTGGCCTTCGAGCTGCTCGCCAACCCGGTCGCCCCCATGCCCGGGTTGGGCATAACCCTGGCAGCCCTCAGGGAGGCCCGCCTGAAACTGGGGCTGATCTCCAATGCCCAGTTTTACACCCCGCTGCTCTTCAGCCGGTTTCTGGGCGCCGACAGCGCCGCCCTCGGCTTCGATCCGCAGCTGGTCTTTTACTCCTACCGCTGGGGGGTGGCCAAACCGTCGCCGCGGCTTTTCCAGGCCGCCGCGGCCGCCTGCGAGCGCAAAGGGCTTCCCCCGGCGGCGGTGCTCTACGTCGGCAACGACGTCGGCAACGACATCCGGCCCGCCCGGCAGACCGGTTTCCAGACCGCACTGTTTGCCGGCGACCGCCGCTCGCTGCGTCTGCGTGAGGACGACCCGGCCTGCCGCGGGGTGCGACCGGACCTGGTGATCACGGAACTGCCCCAGTTGATCGACCGCTGCCTGTCCGGCAGGACCGACCGACCAGCCGGGTAG
- a CDS encoding ARMT1-like domain-containing protein → MTPTEPPPPAAPIYVPGRDPEEDAWFTAFFLENHLDHLAYPDHVATPEQVRFMVYTEENERYYPCSDQMFKAIMDRDPSLMIQQKYLAVYQSTLALIEDLIEEAPEKTFLEALIRIKYQHEIRDEIMIPSRLQKRLLNIFINRTQIEDPYLFEKARRNQLAARILADKGFQQALNRLDPRDMTPPPPTLGQVRKLAETIALRRLIALSAESTLWQQERETQPSAGDFERIFRRRITGNGADRFFNFLGIGLHERREAIRSRKILWLADEAGEILVDLLIIRNLTKLGHKVIIAFKEGPLFTKVDIHDVRADPILQKSLQDAYHIEGASLAKNQLAQVLRSDHPIFVLSDGTRENLNFLLTSTTFARVFKEVDGVVSRGADQQRRLFDTHFQFTQDIFNIRTDDSDAVAIAFKPRHPAVIKFSHADLEEKARAIINQMAAAKAAGMTVIFYSGIIGSIPGKLRVAKRIMSVFIAHLKEQLADTFIINPSEYFESGMDADDLMYMWEIV, encoded by the coding sequence ATGACCCCAACGGAACCCCCGCCCCCGGCGGCCCCCATCTACGTTCCCGGGCGCGACCCCGAGGAGGATGCCTGGTTCACGGCCTTTTTTCTGGAAAACCACCTGGACCATCTGGCCTACCCGGACCACGTGGCGACCCCCGAGCAGGTGCGCTTTATGGTCTACACCGAGGAAAACGAGCGCTACTACCCGTGTTCGGACCAGATGTTCAAGGCCATCATGGACCGCGACCCGTCCCTGATGATCCAGCAAAAATATCTCGCGGTCTACCAGAGCACCCTCGCCCTGATCGAGGACCTGATCGAGGAGGCCCCCGAAAAAACATTTCTGGAGGCCCTGATCCGCATCAAGTACCAGCACGAAATCCGGGATGAGATCATGATCCCGTCGCGCCTGCAGAAGCGCCTGCTCAATATCTTCATCAACCGCACCCAGATCGAGGACCCCTACCTCTTCGAGAAGGCCCGGCGCAACCAATTGGCCGCCAGGATCCTTGCCGACAAAGGGTTTCAGCAGGCCCTCAACCGGCTGGACCCCCGGGACATGACGCCGCCGCCGCCCACCCTGGGCCAGGTCCGCAAGCTGGCCGAAACCATCGCGTTGCGGCGGCTGATCGCCCTTTCGGCCGAAAGCACCCTCTGGCAGCAGGAGCGCGAGACCCAGCCGAGCGCCGGCGACTTCGAGCGGATCTTCCGGCGCCGCATCACCGGCAACGGGGCCGACCGGTTTTTCAACTTTCTCGGCATCGGCCTGCATGAACGGCGCGAGGCCATCCGCAGCCGCAAAATCCTCTGGCTGGCCGACGAGGCCGGGGAGATCCTGGTGGATCTGCTGATCATCCGCAACCTGACCAAACTGGGCCACAAGGTGATCATCGCCTTCAAGGAGGGGCCGCTGTTCACCAAGGTGGACATCCACGACGTGCGCGCCGACCCGATTCTGCAGAAATCCCTGCAGGACGCTTACCACATCGAGGGCGCAAGCCTCGCCAAGAACCAGCTGGCCCAGGTGCTGCGCAGCGACCACCCGATATTCGTGCTCTCCGACGGCACCCGCGAAAACCTCAATTTCCTTCTGACCAGCACCACCTTCGCCCGGGTGTTCAAGGAGGTCGACGGCGTCGTCTCCCGCGGGGCGGACCAGCAGCGCCGGCTGTTCGACACCCATTTCCAGTTCACCCAGGACATCTTCAACATCCGCACCGACGACAGCGACGCGGTGGCCATCGCCTTCAAGCCGCGGCACCCGGCGGTGATCAAGTTTTCGCACGCCGACCTCGAGGAGAAGGCCCGCGCCATCATCAACCAGATGGCAGCGGCCAAGGCCGCCGGCATGACGGTGATCTTCTACAGCGGCATCATCGGCTCGATCCCCGGCAAGCTCCGGGTGGCCAAACGGATCATGTCGGTCTTCATCGCCCACCTCAAGGAGCAGCTGGCCGACACTTTCATCATCAACCCCTCGGAGTACTTCGAGTCCGGGATGGACGCCGACGACCTCATGTACATGTGGGAAATCGTG